The DNA segment GAATCCGATCTGCCCCGAGCCCTTCAGCGCCGCTTCGAGGGGCGATTCGCCCTCCTCGATGTAGCGCATGATGTTCTCGATCATCACGATGGCGTCGTCCACCACGAAGCCCGTGGAGATGGTGAGCGCCATCAAGGTGAGGTTGTTCAGGCTGTAGCCCAGGAGGTACATCACCCCGAAGGTGCCCACCAGGGAGAGCGGCACCGCCACGCTGGGGATCACGGTGGCGGCGAGGGTTCGGAGGAACAGGAAGATCACCATCACCACCAGGGCGATGGTGAGCATCAGCTCGAATTCCACGTCCTCCACCGACGCGCGGATGGTGATGGTGCGGTCCGTCAGGATGGACAGGTCCACCGACGCGGGGAGCGAGCCCCGCAGCTGGGGCAGCAGGTCCTTCACCCGGTCCACCACGGCGATGATGTTGGCGCCGGGCTGCCGCTGGATGTTGAGGATCACCGCGGGGGTGGTGTTCTTCCAGGCGGCGAGGCGGGCGTTCTCCACGTCGTCGGTGACGGTGGCCACGTCGGACAGGACCACGGGCGCGCCGTTCTTGTAGGCGACGATGAGCGGGCGGTAGTCCTCGCTGGACAGGATCTGGTCGTTGGCGCCGATGGCGTAGGCCTGGCGGAGGCCGTCGAAGCTGCCCTTGGCCTGGTTCACGTTGCTCTGGGCCACGGCGGTCCGCACGTCGCTCAGGGCGAGGCCCTTGGCGGCCAGGGCCACGGGATTGGCCTGGATCCGCACGGCGGGCTTCTGGCCGCCGCTGATGCTGACGAGGCCCACGCCCGGAAGCTGGGAGATCTTCTGCGCCAGCCGCGTGTCCGCGAAGTCCTCCACCTTCGACAGGGGCAGGGTCTTCGAGGTGAGCGCCAGGGTGAGGATGGGGGAGTCGGCGGGGTTGATCTTGCTGTAGATCGGCGGATTGGGGAGGTTCGCGGGGAGGTAGGTCCCCGCGGCGTTCACCGCCGCCTGGACCTGCTGTTCCGCCACGTCGATGTTCAGATCCAGCACGAACTGGAGGGTGATGACCGAACTGCCGCCCGAACTGGTGGAGGACATCCGGTTGAGGCCCGGCAGCTGGCCGAACTGGCGCTCCAGGGGCGCGGTGATGGCGGAGGCCATCACGTCCGGGCTGGCGCCCGGATAGAAGGTGACCACCTGGATGGTGGGGTAGTCCACCTGGGGAAGGGCGGAGACGGGCAGCTGGCGGAACGCGAGCAGCCCCACCAGGAGGAGTCCGGCCATCAGCAGCGAGGTGGCGATGGGCCGGAGGATGAACGGCCGGGAGGGATTCATCCGCTCAGCCCTTGGCGCCGGCGGGCTTGGGGAGGGCGACCTTGCTGCCGGGGCGGAGCTTCTCCAGTCCGTCCGTGACCACGGTTTCGCCGCCGGTCAGGCCCTTGCCGATGGCGGTCTCGTCCCCGTCCGTGCCCTGGACCTCGACGGTGCGCAGTTCCGCGGTGCCGTCGGCCTTCACCACGTAGACGAAGACGCCCTGGGGCCCGCGCTGGATGGCGGCGGTGGGGATGATCACCACGCCGCGCAGGGTGTCCACCAGAAGTTGCGCGTTGACGAACTGGTTGGGGAAGAGCGACCGGTCGTCGTTGGCGAACAGGGCCTTCAACCGGACGGTGCCGGTGGCGGGATCCACCTGGTTGTCGATGGCGGCCAAAGCGCCGGAGGCGAGGCGGGTGCGCAGGTCGCGGTCCCAGGCTTCCACGGGCAGTTTGCCCTCCTTGGCGGTCTGGCCCAGCACCTTCTGGATGTTGTCGGCGGGTACGGCGAATACGACGTTGATGGGCTGGAGGGGGGCGACGGTGGCGAGGCCGTTGGTATCCGTGGCGCGCACCATGTTGCCCACGTCCACCAGGCGCAGGCCGACGCGCCCGCTGATGGGCGCGGTGATGCGGCTGTAGACGAGGTTCAGCTTGGCGCTCTCCACCGCGCCCTCGTCCGATTTGAGGGCGGCGGCGTACTGGGCGACGGAGGAGACCTGCGTGTCGAGCTGCTGGCGGGAGATGATCCCGCCCTGCACCAGGCCGTCCAGGCGCTTGAGGTCCGTCGCGGCGTTGTCGTAGGCCGCGCGGTCCTTGGCGAGCTGGCCCTCGGCCTGCATGAGCTGGACCTGGAAGGGGCGGGGATCGATCTCGGCGAGGAGGTCGCCCGCCTTCACCATCTGGCCTTCGGTGAAGGCGACGCGCACCAGCTGGCCGTCCACGCGGCTCCGGACGGTGACATTGTTCAGGGCGGTGACGGTGCCGAGCCCCGTGAGGCGGACCGCCATGTCCCCCTTCCGGGCCTGGGCCACGGCGACGGGGACGGGATGCCCCGCCGGATTCGCGGCCGCATCCTTCTTCCCGCTGCGGGCGTAGAGGACGATGCCGAGGATCAGGACGCCGCCGATCGCCCAGGGGCGCCATCCACGGAGGAGCGCGGGGCGGCCGGCGGCGGGGGTGGAAGAAGGGATGTCGGGAGCGTCCATGAACAGGTCCGGGGCAGGGGGGCGGTGGAGGTCGAAGGTCAGGGGATCAGGAACGGGGGACGCGCGCCGGACCTCGGCCCAGGGCGGCGGAGAAGAGGGTTTCCCAGGTGACGAAGTCGGGTCGGGGCTTCCACTCCGGCCAGGCGGCGGTATCGAAGGAGGCGGCCAGGGCCGCCGCGTCCTTTCCGGGGTTCGCCTTGGCGTGGGCCTGGACGGCCTGGAGGAAGTCGCGGTAGCGGAGCAATTCTTTCTTTCCGCAGACGGGGCCGTGGCCGGGAATGATCCGGGCGCCATCGGGAATCCACGAGGCCACGGAGGCGATCTGGGCGACCAGCCCGTCGAAGCTGCCGCCCCCGCCTTCCAGATCCACGTAGGGCAGGATGCCGAGGAAGAACAGGTCGCCCATGTGCATGACCAGGGCGGCGGGAACTCCCACGATCACGTCGCCGTCCGTGTGGCCGGGGCCCAGGTGCAGCAGGTGGATCTCGGTGCCGTCCAGGTGGATGTTCAGCCGGGCCCGCTCCTTGGGATCCTCGGAGCCGAGGGCCAGTTCCGGCAGGCCGCCGCGCTTGGCGGGCTCCAGCTTCGCCTGTTCCGTCTCCATCCGCTTGCGGACGTTGGCGTGGGCGATGATGGCGCTGACCTGCTTCTCCAGGGCCACGTTGCCGCCCACGTGATCGCCGTGGGCGTGGGTGTTGATCAGGTACTTGATGGGCTTGTCGGTGACGGAGCGGACCGCCTCCACTAGGCCGGGCACGAGCCGCTCGAACTGGTCGTCGATGAGGACGGCATGGCGCGCGGTGACGACGAGGCCGATGTTCCCGCCCTGGCCGAAGATGCAGTAGATGCTGTCCGCGACCTTCTCCACCTTGTGGATCTTCGGCGCTTCCGCCTGCGCCGCGTGATGCGCGGCGTGGGCAGCCAGGGGCAGGGCCGCGGAGGCGACGAGGGCGAGGGCGATCAGAGCGCGCATGCGGAGGCTCCTCCGGGGTCGGCTGCTGATGGTACTCCGAGGAAGGGCTGGCGCGTCACGGGGCCTCGGTCTCGCTGGGCTCCTCGGCCGCGTCCGCGCCGAGCATGCCGTCCAGGTTGCGGATCATGGCGTGCAGTCCGCGGCTCATGGCCGCCTGCTCGGCCGAGTCCATCCCGGCGGCGAGGCCGGTCTTCAGCTCCAGGGCGAGGGCTTCGAGCTCGCGGGCGCGGGGAAGGGTCTCCGGCGCCACTTCGATCAGGATGCGCCGCCCGTGGTGCGGATCCGGCCGCGTGGTGAGCCAGCCGCGGGCCACCATCGCCTTCACCACCCGGCTGGCCGTGGGATCGTCCATCCACACGTGCTGGGCCAGGGGATGAAGGGAACTGGGTCCGCCCCGCAGAAGCACGAGGAGGACCCAGAACTGCTGGGGGCTGAGGCCGTAGGGCGTCAGCCGCGCCCACACCACCTGCTTGAGGCGGCGGCGCACGGCCGCGGCGAGCGTTCCCAGGCCGGCGCCGGAAAGGAGGTCAGAAGGCTGTTCCGGGTGTTCTTGCATAAGCAAGAAGGTTGAAACCGCCTCACCCTCGTGTCAAGGGGTATATCGCGTCCGCCCGCGGCGGCCTTATTTCCCGCGGGCGCCGGGCCGGGAGGGGTGCCGTCCGCGTTCGCCCCGGGGGGCCTGGCCGCCGGCGCCCGAGGGGCGTCCGGGCCGCCGTCCGCTGTCCCGGCGGCCGGTCTGGATGGGCTCGGCGGGAATGGTGGGATCGGGGGCGTAGCCGGGGACGACGCTCTTCGGCAGCTCCTTGCGGAGGAGCTTCTCGATGTCCTTGAGGAGCTTGTGTTCGTCCACGCAGACCAGGGACAGGGCCTCGCCTTCGGACCCGGCCCGGCCCGTGCGGCCGATCCGGTGGATGTAGTCCTCGGGCACCTGGGGCAGTTCGTAGTTCACGACGTGGGGCAGCTGGTCGATGTCCAGGCCCCGAGCGGCGATGTCCGTGGCCACCAGGACCCGCACTTCGCCCTTCTTGAAGGATTCCAGGGCCTTGATCCGCTGGGGCTGGCTCTTGTTCCCGTGGATGGCCATGGAGCTGATGCCGTCCTTGTCGAGCTGCTCCGACAGCCGGTTGGCGCCGTGCTTGGTGCGGGTGAAGACGAGGACCTGCTCCAGTCCGCGGGTCTGGACCAAGTGGGCCAGCAGGGCCCGCTTGCGCTCCCGGTCCACGGGATGGACCACTTGCCGCACCAGCTCCGCGGCGGTGTTGCGCGCGGTGATCTCCACGGAGGCGGGCGTCTTCAGGAAGGTGGAAGCCAGCTGCTTGATCTCGTCCGTGAAGGT comes from the Geothrix sp. 21YS21S-4 genome and includes:
- a CDS encoding DEAD/DEAH box helicase, with amino-acid sequence MSFDSLGLMPELLRAVREQGYEAPTPIQAQAIPLVLEGRDLLARAQTGTGKTAGFTLPLLQRLAPQASTSASPARHPIRALVLTPTRELALQVEESVRTYGRYLPLRSAVIFGGVNINPQVKALRAGVEILVATPGRLLDHHQQGNLDFRHLEVLVLDEADRMLDMGFIRDIRKILALLPAQRQSLLFSATFTDEIKQLASTFLKTPASVEITARNTAAELVRQVVHPVDRERKRALLAHLVQTRGLEQVLVFTRTKHGANRLSEQLDKDGISSMAIHGNKSQPQRIKALESFKKGEVRVLVATDIAARGLDIDQLPHVVNYELPQVPEDYIHRIGRTGRAGSEGEALSLVCVDEHKLLKDIEKLLRKELPKSVVPGYAPDPTIPAEPIQTGRRDSGRRPGRPSGAGGQAPRGERGRHPSRPGARGK
- a CDS encoding MdtA/MuxA family multidrug efflux RND transporter periplasmic adaptor subunit → MDAPDIPSSTPAAGRPALLRGWRPWAIGGVLILGIVLYARSGKKDAAANPAGHPVPVAVAQARKGDMAVRLTGLGTVTALNNVTVRSRVDGQLVRVAFTEGQMVKAGDLLAEIDPRPFQVQLMQAEGQLAKDRAAYDNAATDLKRLDGLVQGGIISRQQLDTQVSSVAQYAAALKSDEGAVESAKLNLVYSRITAPISGRVGLRLVDVGNMVRATDTNGLATVAPLQPINVVFAVPADNIQKVLGQTAKEGKLPVEAWDRDLRTRLASGALAAIDNQVDPATGTVRLKALFANDDRSLFPNQFVNAQLLVDTLRGVVIIPTAAIQRGPQGVFVYVVKADGTAELRTVEVQGTDGDETAIGKGLTGGETVVTDGLEKLRPGSKVALPKPAGAKG
- a CDS encoding MBL fold metallo-hydrolase, which gives rise to MRALIALALVASAALPLAAHAAHHAAQAEAPKIHKVEKVADSIYCIFGQGGNIGLVVTARHAVLIDDQFERLVPGLVEAVRSVTDKPIKYLINTHAHGDHVGGNVALEKQVSAIIAHANVRKRMETEQAKLEPAKRGGLPELALGSEDPKERARLNIHLDGTEIHLLHLGPGHTDGDVIVGVPAALVMHMGDLFFLGILPYVDLEGGGGSFDGLVAQIASVASWIPDGARIIPGHGPVCGKKELLRYRDFLQAVQAHAKANPGKDAAALAASFDTAAWPEWKPRPDFVTWETLFSAALGRGPARVPRS
- a CDS encoding MarR family winged helix-turn-helix transcriptional regulator; this translates as MRRRLKQVVWARLTPYGLSPQQFWVLLVLLRGGPSSLHPLAQHVWMDDPTASRVVKAMVARGWLTTRPDPHHGRRILIEVAPETLPRARELEALALELKTGLAAGMDSAEQAAMSRGLHAMIRNLDGMLGADAAEEPSETEAP